Within Lactobacillus amylovorus DSM 20531, the genomic segment TTCGATTAAACTAACAAAGTAATTCTTTAGGGCATATTTTATTACAGTGATTTTCGGATCCCTATCACCAAAAACATTCAATTCATAGGAACGATATCCAGTTACCCATAAACGCTGCATTATTGTAAACGCCCCCTAATATTCAAAAATCCATTCTTTATTGCTATAATGCTAACAGGAGTGAGGTTAATGGTCAAATATCCAAGCGGTAGTTTAGCCGCATTTAGAAAACCAGTAACAAAAAAAGAAGAACATGCTACTGTTCATCGATCATACAAACACAAAAAGGGAGTTAATTTTTCTGACCGTGGTATGACCTTGGAGCAACAAATAAACGAATCTAATAAATACTATTTAATGGGAGGAATAGCAGTTGTTCATAAGAAGCCAACACCAATTCAAATTGTAAAGGTTGACTATCCTAAACGTTCAAAGGCAGTAATCAGAGAAGCTTATTTTAGACAGGCTTCAACGACTGACTATAATGGCGTGTACAAAGGCTATTATCTTGATTTTGAAGCTAAGGAAACAAGAAATAAAACAAACTTTCCATTAAAGAACTTCCATGATCACCAGATCTTCCATTTGGACGAATGTTTGAAGCAGCAAGGAATTTGCTTTACAATTATTAGATTCGCTAGTCTAGAGAGGTATTTTGTAACTCCTGCTAGTTTTGTAATCCATGCCTACAGGGAAAAGGATAAAAGCTCAATGACCTTAAAGGAAATTGAAAGCCATTCTTATGAGATTAAGAGTGGCTTTCGACCTACCTTGCCTTACCTTGAGGCAGTCGATAAATTTATTGCAGATAGGAAAAGTGAATAATGGCAGACAATAATAATATGAAACGCGAATCACGTAGAGACTATCATGGACGAAGGTCTAGCGGTAGTCACTTATGGGTGAAAATCATTAAATGGATTTTTCTTATTGTGCTTTTAGTAGTGGTATCAGGTATTGGTCTCTTCGCCTTTTATGCAAAGGATGCACCAAATATTAGCCAAGATCAGTTGCAAAGCGGCGGCACTTCTGGACTTTACACCAATGATGGAAAGTTTTTGCTTTCACTAGGTTCCGAAAAAAGAATTTACGTTAGAAACAAAGATATTCCACAACAACTAAAAGATGCCGTTGTTTCTGTAGAAGATAAACGCTTCTACAAAGATCATTTAGGTGTAGACCCAATTAGAATCGTTGGCTCAATGGTTACAAATGCTAAGAGTAACAGTATTGCTGCCGGTGGTTCTACCATTACTCAACAGTTAGTTAAGTTGACAGTATTCTCAACTGCTGCTTCACAACGTACCTTAAAGAGAAAAGCACAAGAGGCTTGGCTTGCTATGAAGGTACAACACGAATTCAGTAAGGATCAAATTCTAGAGTTCTACATTAATAAGGTATTTATGAACTATGGTAATTACGGTATGGGTACTGCCGCAAATTACTACTATAATAAGACCCTTAAGCAATTGGATTTGGCACAGACCGCTTTAATTGCGGGGATGCCTAACGCACCTGTTGCTTACGATCCTTACCTATATCCACAAAAAGCTAGATATCGTCGTAACATTGTTTTAAAGACTATGTTAGAAAACGATAAGATCACCAAGAGTCAATATAACCAAGCAATTAATGAGCCAATCACTAAGGGTCTTCGTCCTAGACATTCAAACAACGAATCTAAGATCAGAAAGATTGACGACCCATACATTAAGGAAGTTATTTCTGAAGTTAAGAGCAAGGGCTTTGACCCATACAATGACAATTTAAAGATAACTATTAATATTGACCAAAAGGCTCAAAACAAGCTCTACAAATTGGCCAACAACGGCTCCGTACCTTTCACTAATGATAAGATGCAAGTTGGTGCTACTGTAGTTGATCCTAATAATGGTCACGTAGTTGCTATCTTAGGTGGTCGTCACTTACCTTCTGTTCAATTAGGTCTTGACCGTGCTGTTCAAACAGGTAGATCAACTGGTTCTTCTATCAAGCCAGTACTTGATTACGGTCCAGCTATTCAATATTTGAACTGGTCAACTGCCAAAATGATTGACGATAGTAAGTACGTTTACCCTGGTACTAATATTCAACTTTATGACTGGGATAACAAGTACGATGGTATGATGACCATGCGTAAGGCTTTGGAACAATCAAGAAACGTTCCTGCCGTTAAGACACTTGCTGAAGTTGGTGTTAAACGTGCTTCAGCATTTGCTCGTAGAATGGGCGTTAATGTTCCTGCAAGTTCTGGTTTATCTGTTGCTATCGGTGCCAACGCTTCAAGTTTACAAATGACTGGTGCCTACAGTGCCTTCGCTACTATGGGTATTTACCATAAACCTCAATTTGTTTCTAAGATCGAAACTCCTGACGGTTTAACTAGAAATTACGATTCAAACGGTGTCCGCGTTATGAAGAAGTCAACAGCATACATGATTACTGATATGCTTAAAGGCGTAATCAAGCATGGTTCCGGTACTAATGCTAAAATCGCTAATTTACATCAAGCCGGCAAAACTGGTACTGTTAAATATTCAGATGAGGACCTAGCAAAATATCCTGGATATAATTCAACACCAAAGGATTCATGGTTTGTTGGTTACACTAGATCATATGTAATGGGGGTTTGGACAGGTTATGATAACTTGAAGGATGGTACTATTTCAGGTGTTGGTCAACAATCAGCTCAGTTATTGTACAAGAGTATGATGACTTACCTTATGAATAATAAGCCAAACCTAGATTGGAAACAGCCTAAATCTGTCGTAGGTGCAAGAATTGTTAATAATTCTAACCCACCTGAAGTTGCTTCAAGTGGTGGTACTTGGCAACTGTTTGTCAGAGGTCATGCCCCTGCCGGAGTTGGCAATAGTGCAACTAGTTATGACGAAGATGATGAAGAAACTGATACTGACAGTAATGATAATACTGGTACTACAAACTCCCCTGCAACTGCTAAGAGCAGATCTTCATCAAGTAGCGAAAATGGTTCAACGAATCAATCAAGTCGTAGTCAACGAGCATCTTCTAAGCAAAGTCGTACACAATCGTCTGCGTCTTCTCAAGCTCAAAGTAGTGCAACATCTAGGACTGAAAATAATAATGAACGGCACGAACAAGAAAATTCTAGTTCGAACGATTAATGATATTTGTTATCAAAGCCAAATTGCAAAAAATGCAGTTTGGCTTTTTGTTTACTTTTTTAAATTGTCTGCTGAAACGAAGTGAAAGCAGACTTTTATTTGTTAGGAAATAAATTTAGTAACAATTCACTTATTAATATTAATCGTAAAAAAAGAAGTAATCATTTTGATTACTTCTAAATTTTTATTTTTGCGAATTTAAATAAGAATATGGATCGCCTTTTGCTCTAGAAGGCATTGTATAGCGACCAAACAGAATCATTGCGTGATGAGTTTTAATCCATTCATCCTTTGGTAGAACCGACTCCAATCTCTTCTCTACTTCATGTGGCGTTGCCTTTTCGTCTACAATGTGAAATTTCTTTGAGATCCTTGAAACATGTGTATCAACTGCAATAGCAGGAACACCATATCCTTCAGCCAATACAACATTAGCTGTCTTTTCACCTACGCCAGGTAAAGTCATCAAAGTCTTTTTATCTTTAGGAATTTGACTATTATATTTGTCTACCAATATTTGTGCTGTTGCTTTCAAATGCTTAGCTTTTGATCGATACAAACCAATTGTTTTTATTTCTTTTTCTATTTTTTCAATTGGTGCAGCTGCCAAACTCTCAGGAGTTGGAAATTCTTTGCTAAAACTAGGCATTACACGGTTAACCATTCTATCTGTCGTCTGTGCACTCATAATAACCGCGCATAACAAATGAAATTTGCTATCCCAGTGTAATTCTCCTTTAGCGTCCGGATAAAGAGATAATATTTTATTTAAAACCTTACGGGCTTCATCATCACTTAATAATTCTTCTGTCATATTATCTATTCCTCTTTAAAAATCTTTCAACTTCTTCTGGCGTTTTCAGATTATGTCTCTGCCAATTAAGTAAAACACGATCAATATATTTTAAAGAATACGCCTGCGATAATACTGCTTCTCGCAATGCTAATTCTATAATTTCTGGATCATAATGGTCAACACTGAGCCACTGAGCTATTTCTTCACGCTCAATGGGACTTAAATAGCGACCGAATTCTACTTCAACTTTTCGAGATAGATAATTTAAGGGATTATTACATAAATTATTGGTAACGGCTACTGTCTTATCTTTCTTATCATCTTTAATTAAAATATTCTGATCAATATATTGATCAAGAGCATCATATAACTTGTTTAGGCTGTACTTATTGCCAATTTTATCCTGATCATCAGTCGTTTGTTCTATCGTTAAATAATTTCGATCAATCAAACGTTGAATCAAATTGCCTACATCTGTGACTGACAGGTTGGTATTGGCAGCAATTTTCTCATTTGATGGAAATGATTCGCCTCGTTGATTAAAGGCCTCAAGTTGAATAATCAATAATAATTCTGCGTCACTAATATTTAAACGAGGATAATAAGCTATTAAGCCATTCTGTAAAGTCGTAAACCCTAATGCACGATAGTCATTAAATTGCAAAATTGATTTTCCTTTCAAAAATAAAAGTTGAACTAACAACTAGTCCAACTTTTGTTTAAATATTTAATTTTCAAATGCGAATTAAGGTTGCATTCTGTTGATCAATCTTGGGAATGGAATTGCTTCACGGATGTGGTCAAGGTGACAAACCCAAGCAATAGTACGTTCAAATCCCATACCGAAACCAGAGTGAGGCACACCACCGAATTTACGCAAGTCAAGGTACCATTGGTAATCTTCAAGGTTAAGACCTGCAGCCAAAATTTGTTGCTTCAAAACTTCGTAGTTACCTTCACGTTCTGAACCACCAAAGATTTCACCATAACCTTCTGGTGCGATAACATCAGCACATAAGTATTCCTTAGGATTGTCTGGGTTCTTCTTCATGTAAAATGGCTTGATAGAAGTTGGATAGTTGACAATAAAGACAGGACGATCGTATTGTTCAGAGATGTATCCTTCATCAGGTGCTCCGAAGTCGTCACCCCACTTGAAGTCTCGACCAGCATCTTGAAGCATTTTTACAGCGTCATCGTATGGAAGACGGGTAAAGTTGCCTTCAGTAGTTGGACGAAGCTTTTCTGGATCTCTAC encodes:
- a CDS encoding DnaD domain protein, whose product is MQFNDYRALGFTTLQNGLIAYYPRLNISDAELLLIIQLEAFNQRGESFPSNEKIAANTNLSVTDVGNLIQRLIDRNYLTIEQTTDDQDKIGNKYSLNKLYDALDQYIDQNILIKDDKKDKTVAVTNNLCNNPLNYLSRKVEVEFGRYLSPIEREEIAQWLSVDHYDPEIIELALREAVLSQAYSLKYIDRVLLNWQRHNLKTPEEVERFLKRNR
- a CDS encoding PBP1A family penicillin-binding protein → MADNNNMKRESRRDYHGRRSSGSHLWVKIIKWIFLIVLLVVVSGIGLFAFYAKDAPNISQDQLQSGGTSGLYTNDGKFLLSLGSEKRIYVRNKDIPQQLKDAVVSVEDKRFYKDHLGVDPIRIVGSMVTNAKSNSIAAGGSTITQQLVKLTVFSTAASQRTLKRKAQEAWLAMKVQHEFSKDQILEFYINKVFMNYGNYGMGTAANYYYNKTLKQLDLAQTALIAGMPNAPVAYDPYLYPQKARYRRNIVLKTMLENDKITKSQYNQAINEPITKGLRPRHSNNESKIRKIDDPYIKEVISEVKSKGFDPYNDNLKITINIDQKAQNKLYKLANNGSVPFTNDKMQVGATVVDPNNGHVVAILGGRHLPSVQLGLDRAVQTGRSTGSSIKPVLDYGPAIQYLNWSTAKMIDDSKYVYPGTNIQLYDWDNKYDGMMTMRKALEQSRNVPAVKTLAEVGVKRASAFARRMGVNVPASSGLSVAIGANASSLQMTGAYSAFATMGIYHKPQFVSKIETPDGLTRNYDSNGVRVMKKSTAYMITDMLKGVIKHGSGTNAKIANLHQAGKTGTVKYSDEDLAKYPGYNSTPKDSWFVGYTRSYVMGVWTGYDNLKDGTISGVGQQSAQLLYKSMMTYLMNNKPNLDWKQPKSVVGARIVNNSNPPEVASSGGTWQLFVRGHAPAGVGNSATSYDEDDEETDTDSNDNTGTTNSPATAKSRSSSSSENGSTNQSSRSQRASSKQSRTQSSASSQAQSSATSRTENNNERHEQENSSSND
- the recU gene encoding Holliday junction resolvase RecU; amino-acid sequence: MVKYPSGSLAAFRKPVTKKEEHATVHRSYKHKKGVNFSDRGMTLEQQINESNKYYLMGGIAVVHKKPTPIQIVKVDYPKRSKAVIREAYFRQASTTDYNGVYKGYYLDFEAKETRNKTNFPLKNFHDHQIFHLDECLKQQGICFTIIRFASLERYFVTPASFVIHAYREKDKSSMTLKEIESHSYEIKSGFRPTLPYLEAVDKFIADRKSE
- the nth gene encoding endonuclease III, with product MTEELLSDDEARKVLNKILSLYPDAKGELHWDSKFHLLCAVIMSAQTTDRMVNRVMPSFSKEFPTPESLAAAPIEKIEKEIKTIGLYRSKAKHLKATAQILVDKYNSQIPKDKKTLMTLPGVGEKTANVVLAEGYGVPAIAVDTHVSRISKKFHIVDEKATPHEVEKRLESVLPKDEWIKTHHAMILFGRYTMPSRAKGDPYSYLNSQK